Proteins encoded by one window of Mustela erminea isolate mMusErm1 chromosome 7, mMusErm1.Pri, whole genome shotgun sequence:
- the CSTL1 gene encoding cystatin-like 1 — protein MGVGCWRNALWLLAALVLAAKLGHFQRWEGFQEKSMSKANMNSTLQFFMETYNNASNDTYLFQVDKLLRSQMQLTTGVEYMISVKISRTKCKRNSSRNSCPIQSKKKLKKSFICDFLVYTVPWMNYYQLWNNSCLEA, from the exons ATGGGAGTTGGATGCTGGAGGAACGCTCTGTGGCTGTTGGCTGCCCTGGTCCTGGCAGCCAAACTAGGTCATTTTCAAAGATGGGAAGGCTTCCAGGAGAAGTCCATGAGCAAGGCAAATATGAATTCAACACTCCAGTTCTTCATGGAAACCTACAACAATGCTAGCAATGACACCTACTTATTTCAAGTCGACAAGCTACTTCGAAGTCAGATGCAg CTCACAACTGGAGTGGAATATATGATATCTGTGAAGATTAGCCGGaccaaatgcaaaagaaacagCTCAAGAAATTCATGCCCCATTCAAAgcaaaaagaagctgaaaaag agtttcatttgtgattttttggTGTACACTGTGCCCTGGATGAACTATTACCAACTCTGGAACAACTCTTGTCTGGAGGCTTGA